The following proteins are encoded in a genomic region of Streptococcus equi subsp. equi:
- a CDS encoding Phage tail length tape-measure protein yields the protein MADGSVIIDTLLKTEKFNQGVGKLQGKLAGLGSKLTSIGTGLTLGLTAPIVGIGAASLSTFTTFESQMNRVKAISGATASEFRKLEDQAIKLGASSVFSATEVAQAQEMMASAGFKVVDILKAMPGVMSLAAVSGGDMALASEAAATAVNMFGLEAKDAAHVADVFAQAAADTNAEVGDMAEALKYAGPVAGALGISLEETAAAIGIMSNAGIKGSQAGTTLRTSLSRLTDPTKKMRGIMSELGLEFFDVNGKMKSLSGITKELQTKMGDLTDSQKSAAISTLFGKEAMSGMLALVNSAPGALDKQTQALINSNGAAKEMADTMNSGVKGSIEELKGSLETAGISIGKILAPALTSVIGAITSLVNWFNNLSPTMQNVVVVLGSLLAAIGPVVLIIGVVTTQIAAFQQGVGLVFNAVKGLQAAFAFLTSPIGLVIVAIGALIAVFVYLWNTNEQFRTKIIEIWTAISNFLQPIIQFIGNFIRETWTQLATFWNENQATIMTIAQTTWSFIQTIFTTAIEMIKLAVSVFLGLLQSTWSVTFNSLKVIAQVAWAFISNVFKGSLGSILAVASAIFEQIKSTIDLAMKIIQNIIKIILSAIEGDWDGVLEGIKGIVSAFGDFIQSTFSNMMDTAKRLVGAGIDTVKGIFDSLWNIDLFGAGQAIINGFLNGLRSMWGAVTDFVGGIASWIAANKGPISYDRVLLKPHGKAIMDGLGNSMKTNFKDIQKDVSGMADDLTRSFQIKRFNGFLPEKYTTKLDELKKYAQATLGGMILAPNMAVQPTVVVNISNEADSDIIRQKVNAKNAQDAIINQLFKKG from the coding sequence ATGGCAGATGGTAGTGTTATTATTGATACCCTGCTAAAGACTGAGAAATTTAACCAAGGTGTAGGGAAACTACAAGGTAAATTAGCTGGATTAGGATCAAAGTTGACCAGCATTGGTACCGGTCTAACTCTAGGCTTAACTGCTCCTATTGTAGGAATCGGAGCGGCATCGCTCAGCACGTTTACTACATTTGAAAGTCAAATGAATCGTGTTAAGGCGATTTCTGGAGCAACAGCAAGTGAGTTCAGAAAACTAGAAGACCAGGCTATCAAACTTGGAGCGTCCTCTGTATTTAGTGCGACAGAAGTAGCACAAGCTCAAGAAATGATGGCTTCTGCAGGTTTTAAAGTCGTCGATATCTTAAAAGCAATGCCGGGGGTTATGTCTCTAGCTGCTGTATCTGGTGGGGATATGGCATTAGCAAGCGAGGCAGCCGCAACAGCTGTCAATATGTTTGGACTTGAAGCTAAAGACGCAGCCCATGTTGCAGATGTTTTTGCACAAGCTGCTGCGGATACTAACGCAGAAGTTGGAGATATGGCAGAAGCCCTAAAATACGCCGGACCTGTTGCTGGGGCTTTAGGGATTAGCTTGGAAGAAACCGCGGCAGCAATTGGTATCATGTCTAATGCAGGCATTAAAGGGTCACAAGCAGGAACAACTTTGAGGACAAGCCTTTCACGACTTACGGATCCAACTAAAAAGATGCGAGGAATCATGTCCGAATTAGGACTTGAATTTTTCGATGTTAATGGAAAAATGAAGTCCTTATCTGGTATTACCAAAGAACTTCAAACCAAAATGGGTGATTTAACTGATAGTCAAAAGAGTGCAGCTATCTCTACTTTGTTTGGTAAAGAAGCAATGTCTGGAATGCTTGCCCTAGTTAATTCTGCTCCTGGCGCATTAGACAAGCAAACACAAGCACTTATCAATTCAAATGGTGCTGCTAAAGAAATGGCAGACACCATGAATAGTGGTGTCAAGGGATCGATTGAGGAGCTTAAAGGTTCGCTTGAGACTGCTGGAATCTCCATAGGTAAAATATTGGCGCCAGCCCTAACGTCGGTTATCGGGGCGATAACAAGCCTTGTGAATTGGTTCAATAACCTAAGTCCGACAATGCAAAACGTGGTAGTTGTACTCGGAAGTTTACTTGCTGCCATTGGACCGGTTGTCCTTATTATAGGGGTTGTTACTACTCAGATAGCAGCTTTCCAGCAAGGCGTCGGACTAGTCTTTAATGCTGTCAAAGGATTACAAGCTGCTTTTGCCTTTTTGACGAGTCCTATAGGGTTAGTCATCGTAGCCATAGGTGCACTAATTGCCGTATTTGTTTATTTGTGGAATACAAACGAACAATTTAGAACGAAGATCATTGAGATTTGGACGGCTATTTCGAACTTTTTACAGCCCATCATACAATTTATTGGTAATTTCATAAGGGAAACGTGGACTCAATTAGCTACTTTTTGGAACGAAAATCAAGCAACTATTATGACAATAGCCCAGACAACTTGGTCATTTATCCAGACGATATTTACAACAGCAATTGAAATGATAAAATTGGCCGTTAGTGTTTTTTTAGGGTTATTGCAATCAACGTGGTCTGTAACTTTTAATTCTCTTAAGGTTATCGCACAGGTCGCATGGGCTTTTATTTCCAATGTTTTCAAGGGAAGTTTAGGGTCCATACTTGCGGTTGCATCTGCTATATTTGAGCAAATTAAATCAACGATTGATCTTGCGATGAAAATTATTCAAAATATCATCAAAATCATACTATCCGCGATAGAAGGTGATTGGGACGGTGTATTAGAAGGTATCAAAGGAATTGTTTCCGCATTTGGAGATTTTATTCAATCAACTTTCTCAAATATGATGGATACTGCTAAACGCTTAGTCGGAGCTGGAATAGATACCGTAAAAGGAATTTTCGATTCTTTGTGGAATATTGACTTGTTCGGAGCCGGTCAAGCGATTATTAATGGATTCTTAAATGGTTTGCGGTCTATGTGGGGAGCTGTCACAGATTTCGTTGGCGGTATTGCAAGCTGGATTGCAGCAAACAAAGGTCCCATCTCATATGATAGGGTACTATTGAAGCCGCATGGAAAAGCTATTATGGACGGACTCGGTAATAGCATGAAAACTAACTTTAAGGACATTCAGAAAGATGTTTCTGGCATGGCTGACGATTTAACAAGAAGTTTTCAAATCAAAAGGTTCAACGGTTTTTTGCCAGAAAAGTATACTACTAAGCTTGATGAGCTTAAAAAATATGCGCAAGCCACGCTTGGCGGAATGATTTTAGCCCCTAACATGGCAGTTCAACCGACAGTCGTTGTTAACATCAGCAATGAAGCAGATAGCGATATCATCAGGCAAAAAGTCAATGCTAAGAATGCACAAGATGCTATTATTAATCAGTTATTCAAGAAAGGGTAA
- a CDS encoding Phage tail protein — MFSIEFLDGERLSADERGWKVKEMSSSGLEQNVVSESPKMRSGRLVYGLYHGIKTYQLVFTKIIKDTLDYSRLVDEVNYYFLRDEPYYLYRDFRKKADRVDLPKKRAKVFTKSIDHQKNGLKVEFTAKLESYELPYEEDTEVQRVTWTATHSWHNKGGHRLDPRYCPMKMTITVSGSGAELKVLFNGQPYFWYKKSVKQGDIFIIDGTDVEKNRYNCFEDCHKQTSFLKTGNNRIDIQGASCEALFEYRLLYL, encoded by the coding sequence ATGTTCAGTATAGAGTTTTTAGACGGAGAGCGACTAAGCGCCGATGAACGAGGATGGAAAGTTAAAGAGATGTCCTCATCAGGACTTGAACAAAACGTCGTTAGCGAGTCTCCTAAAATGCGTTCTGGTCGCCTTGTTTATGGTCTTTATCATGGCATCAAAACTTATCAACTTGTTTTTACAAAAATCATTAAAGATACCCTTGATTATAGCCGTTTAGTAGATGAAGTTAATTACTATTTTTTACGTGATGAACCATACTATCTTTACCGCGACTTTAGAAAGAAAGCTGATCGGGTGGACTTGCCGAAGAAGCGGGCGAAGGTGTTTACTAAGTCAATCGACCATCAAAAAAATGGGCTTAAAGTTGAATTTACAGCTAAGCTGGAATCTTATGAACTACCCTACGAAGAAGATACTGAGGTTCAGCGGGTCACTTGGACGGCAACACATTCATGGCACAATAAGGGAGGGCATCGCCTTGACCCTCGTTATTGCCCAATGAAGATGACCATAACAGTATCAGGTTCAGGAGCTGAACTTAAGGTGCTATTTAACGGTCAGCCTTATTTTTGGTATAAAAAATCAGTTAAACAAGGGGATATCTTTATCATTGATGGGACGGACGTTGAAAAAAATAGATACAATTGTTTTGAAGATTGCCATAAGCAAACCTCTTTTTTAAAAACAGGAAATAACAGAATAGATATTCAAGGAGCTTCGTGTGAAGCTCTTTTTGAATATAGACTACTGTATTTGTAG
- a CDS encoding phage protein has translation MQVKTKQGVFYVNADYTVVEKQGDYPKLTCTIPIKGNETWIADCQELDRLYPAGEQDEFIIINPIKVTKGSSYDLEITAIGAFHFEFVKARLYEELPERMYTLDYLLDLLFKDSRFSYKLQGDYSTRRFSGFGDDNKLTLFHHLMERFQTEFKVVGKVVLVNTKVGKDTGFQFRYLRNIKDTKYSVDVTNLMTYVKGYGAWFDENDHSKGRLIVDYESPLSKEYGKLDGKPVVDERMSLKESLIKKCKLAVDRSVSVSLTTTLVSLKQQDYQGAARIGDSIWFIDERISIEKKIRFSVVTTYYNAYDDILKQDVTLGDKDTYSRYQSLENSSQTETNDFQKTMSSKLAEVQDDVKKTHILVSGTTRIFFSTEFPQDNPKGTIKEDDILYRNHDGTTLMYRWNGVQWELVPLVNDPDRWREELEKQISEAVEKLKQEQKVINQRTDKELEEFRDTLKNLSLPEEAIKKITEAIKVDDIPSIKQSFDELKNEVSKASETSRINAEIIGTNGKTRYNKNLLVGDPNRTKTYDQDFVELEANDGGFRRGETYTISFSQTCELLKKVAITLTQPHNKGLKLVLTPTKAKMEAQTFDLTKDIEVISVYPLSYRAVLTGDWYKSKQMDFNAAEVQDLALEMSYRDVVDSNNASLILDWSPNPDVIFDGNGGS, from the coding sequence ATGCAGGTAAAAACAAAGCAAGGTGTTTTTTATGTTAACGCAGACTACACCGTCGTCGAAAAACAAGGTGACTATCCTAAGCTAACTTGTACTATTCCTATTAAGGGAAATGAGACTTGGATAGCAGATTGCCAAGAACTTGACCGCTTATACCCAGCTGGGGAACAAGATGAATTTATTATTATCAATCCTATTAAAGTCACTAAGGGGAGTTCGTATGATTTGGAAATTACAGCGATAGGAGCCTTTCATTTTGAATTTGTAAAGGCTCGTCTATATGAAGAACTACCAGAACGAATGTATACTTTAGATTACTTGCTCGATCTCCTGTTTAAAGACAGCCGATTCAGTTATAAGCTACAAGGTGATTATTCTACTAGAAGGTTCAGTGGCTTCGGAGATGATAACAAACTGACTTTATTCCATCATTTAATGGAACGATTTCAAACAGAATTTAAAGTTGTTGGCAAGGTCGTTTTAGTTAACACAAAAGTAGGTAAAGATACAGGATTTCAGTTCCGCTATCTTAGAAATATCAAGGATACAAAGTACTCGGTAGACGTAACTAACCTGATGACATACGTTAAAGGATATGGAGCCTGGTTTGATGAAAATGACCATTCAAAGGGAAGATTAATTGTTGATTATGAGAGCCCCTTATCCAAAGAGTATGGCAAACTTGATGGTAAGCCCGTTGTTGATGAACGAATGAGTTTAAAAGAAAGTCTTATCAAAAAATGTAAGCTAGCCGTAGATCGCTCTGTATCTGTCAGCTTAACAACGACTTTAGTCTCTTTAAAACAACAGGATTATCAAGGTGCGGCGAGAATAGGAGACTCTATTTGGTTTATTGACGAACGTATATCTATTGAAAAAAAGATTCGGTTCAGCGTAGTAACAACTTACTACAATGCATATGATGATATTTTAAAGCAGGACGTTACTTTAGGTGATAAAGATACCTACTCTCGATATCAAAGTTTAGAAAACTCTTCTCAAACAGAGACAAATGATTTTCAAAAAACGATGAGTAGCAAACTTGCAGAAGTTCAAGATGATGTTAAAAAGACGCATATTTTAGTATCTGGCACTACTAGGATTTTCTTTTCTACAGAGTTTCCTCAGGATAATCCTAAGGGAACTATAAAAGAAGATGACATTTTGTACCGTAATCACGATGGGACAACATTGATGTACAGGTGGAATGGTGTTCAATGGGAATTAGTCCCGTTGGTAAACGATCCAGATCGTTGGCGTGAGGAACTGGAGAAACAAATCTCTGAGGCTGTCGAAAAGCTCAAACAAGAGCAAAAAGTAATCAACCAGAGAACCGATAAAGAGCTCGAAGAGTTTAGAGATACGCTCAAAAACCTATCTTTACCAGAGGAAGCCATCAAAAAGATAACAGAGGCCATCAAAGTTGATGATATCCCGTCGATTAAACAGTCATTTGACGAGCTCAAAAATGAAGTCAGCAAAGCCTCCGAAACCTCTCGTATTAACGCTGAGATTATCGGCACGAACGGTAAGACCCGCTATAACAAAAATCTCCTTGTTGGCGACCCTAACCGCACCAAGACCTATGATCAGGATTTTGTGGAGCTCGAGGCCAACGACGGTGGTTTTAGACGCGGCGAGACCTACACAATCAGCTTTAGCCAGACGTGTGAGTTGCTAAAAAAAGTGGCTATTACACTGACGCAGCCGCATAACAAAGGTCTCAAGCTAGTGCTGACACCTACCAAAGCTAAGATGGAGGCGCAGACCTTTGACCTAACCAAGGACATAGAGGTTATCAGCGTCTATCCTTTGAGCTACAGAGCTGTTTTAACAGGTGACTGGTATAAATCTAAGCAGATGGATTTTAATGCGGCAGAAGTGCAGGATTTAGCTCTGGAGATGTCTTATAGAGACGTTGTCGATAGCAATAATGCTAGTTTGATTTTGGATTGGTCCCCAAATCCAGATGTTATTTTTGATGGAAATGGAGGTAGTTAA
- the hylP3 gene encoding phage associated hyaluronidase, with amino-acid sequence MSETISAIVVHKSMTKNEWESSDIILPQGQLVYESDTGHSKFGDGKNRYVDLIYQGGPPGPAGKPGTTDYNQLQNKPNLDAFAQKKETDSKITKLASSKADKSAVYLKAESKIELDKKLSLTGGVMTGQLRLKPNSGIKHSSSVGGAINIDMSKSTGAAMVMYTNKDTTDGPLMILRSDKDTFDQSAQFVDYSGKTNAVNIVMRQPSAPNFSSALNITSANEGGSAMQIRGIEKALGTLKITHENPSLGADYDENAAALSIDIVKKANGAGTAAQGIYINSTSGTTGKLLRIRNENKDKFYVNPDGGFWSCANSTVAGNLTVNDPTSEKHAATKKYVDEKIAELKKLIQKTD; translated from the coding sequence ATGTCAGAGACTATATCAGCTATAGTTGTGCATAAAAGCATGACAAAAAACGAGTGGGAGTCTAGTGACATCATTTTGCCACAAGGCCAGCTCGTCTATGAGTCTGACACAGGCCATAGTAAATTTGGCGACGGTAAAAATAGATATGTAGATTTGATCTATCAAGGTGGGCCACCAGGCCCTGCTGGCAAGCCTGGAACGACAGATTATAATCAACTCCAAAATAAACCAAATCTAGATGCGTTTGCACAAAAAAAAGAAACTGATAGTAAAATCACCAAATTAGCATCAAGCAAAGCAGATAAAAGCGCTGTTTACTTAAAAGCAGAGTCAAAAATAGAGCTAGACAAAAAATTGAGTTTGACAGGTGGCGTTATGACAGGCCAACTACGGCTTAAACCTAATAGTGGTATTAAGCACTCATCTTCCGTAGGAGGAGCGATTAACATTGATATGTCTAAATCAACAGGTGCTGCTATGGTGATGTATACAAATAAAGATACTACTGATGGACCATTGATGATTTTACGCTCTGACAAAGATACGTTTGATCAGTCAGCTCAATTTGTGGATTACAGCGGTAAGACTAATGCTGTAAATATTGTAATGCGCCAGCCAAGCGCACCTAATTTTTCTTCGGCACTTAATATAACCAGTGCCAACGAAGGCGGTAGTGCGATGCAAATTAGAGGCATCGAAAAAGCGTTGGGAACGCTCAAAATTACTCATGAGAACCCAAGTCTTGGAGCGGATTATGATGAAAACGCTGCAGCGTTATCTATTGATATTGTCAAAAAGGCAAACGGTGCAGGAACAGCCGCTCAGGGAATCTACATTAACTCAACCTCAGGCACAACAGGAAAGTTGCTTAGAATTAGAAACGAAAATAAAGACAAATTTTATGTAAATCCAGATGGTGGCTTTTGGTCATGTGCAAATTCGACTGTAGCTGGTAATCTAACAGTTAACGATCCAACATCTGAAAAACATGCTGCGACTAAAAAATACGTAGATGAAAAAATTGCTGAGTTAAAAAAACTTATACAAAAAACAGATTAA
- a CDS encoding phage protein: MSRDPTLTLDESKLVIGPDGRMHYTFTADDDNQKVRLKSNCLGTAHFNQLMIERGDKATDYVAPVVVEGSGQSTGVFKSLEELLSGLQSINLELTDTKNSNLWSKIKLTTNGMLREYHRDHISTEIVETADGIAKRISDDTGQKLALINETIKGVKREYQDADERLSASYQAGIEGLKAQLANDKIGLQAEIKLSAQGLSQKYDDELRKLYAKITTTSSGTTEAYESKLEGLRAEFTRSNQGLRTEIESQISGLRSVQQSTASQISQEIKDRTGAISRVQQDLASYQRRLQDTEKNYSSLTQTVSGLQSDVGSPTGKIQSRLTQLAGQIEQRVTRDGVMSIISGAGDSIKLAIQKAGGIDAKMSAKEIISAINLNGYGVRISGERIALDGNTTVNGAFGAKLGEFIKLKADQIIGGTIDAAKIRVINLNASSIVGLDANFIRAKIEHTITSLLEGKVIRARNGAMLIDLNSAKMDFNSNATINFNNKDNALVRKDGTHTAFVHFSNATPKNYTGSALYASIGITSSGDGINSASSGRFCGARFFRYARGYEHTALVDQAEIYGDDIVFSDDFNIDRGFKMRPSLMPKMVDLNKMYQAILALGRCWLHANNTAWTFNSDTTSAIIREYNSYINGL, from the coding sequence ATGAGTAGAGACCCAACACTAACATTAGACGAGTCAAAACTCGTCATAGGACCAGACGGCCGCATGCACTATACGTTTACCGCAGATGACGACAATCAAAAAGTCAGGCTAAAAAGCAACTGTCTAGGTACAGCGCATTTTAACCAGCTGATGATCGAGCGAGGGGATAAAGCAACGGACTATGTGGCCCCTGTCGTTGTGGAGGGCAGCGGGCAGTCGACAGGTGTGTTTAAAAGCCTAGAGGAGTTGCTTAGTGGCTTACAGTCTATTAATTTAGAGCTGACAGATACCAAAAACTCAAATCTGTGGTCAAAAATCAAGCTGACGACAAACGGCATGTTACGTGAGTATCATCGCGACCATATCTCGACTGAGATTGTTGAGACAGCCGATGGTATTGCCAAACGGATTAGTGATGATACTGGCCAAAAGCTGGCACTAATCAATGAGACCATCAAAGGTGTTAAGCGTGAGTATCAAGACGCAGACGAGCGCTTATCCGCAAGCTACCAAGCTGGCATTGAGGGCCTAAAAGCCCAGCTGGCCAATGATAAAATCGGCCTGCAAGCTGAGATTAAGCTGTCCGCTCAAGGCTTGTCGCAAAAGTACGACGATGAGCTGCGCAAGCTGTATGCTAAGATTACCACCACCTCATCAGGCACGACCGAAGCCTACGAAAGCAAGCTTGAGGGCTTGCGGGCAGAGTTTACAAGATCTAACCAAGGCCTGCGCACTGAGATAGAGTCGCAGATCAGCGGACTAAGGTCTGTACAGCAATCCACTGCTAGTCAAATCTCACAAGAGATCAAGGATAGGACAGGCGCTATTAGTCGTGTGCAGCAGGACTTAGCCAGCTATCAGCGGCGATTGCAGGATACTGAGAAGAATTACTCTAGCTTAACCCAGACCGTCAGCGGTCTGCAAAGCGATGTCGGCTCACCAACAGGTAAAATCCAATCACGCCTTACTCAACTAGCAGGACAAATTGAGCAGCGGGTTACTAGAGATGGTGTCATGAGCATTATTAGTGGCGCTGGAGACAGCATTAAGCTAGCGATCCAAAAGGCTGGTGGGATTGATGCTAAGATGAGCGCTAAAGAGATTATCTCAGCCATTAATCTTAACGGCTATGGCGTCCGAATCTCCGGTGAGCGTATTGCGCTGGACGGTAATACGACCGTTAACGGGGCTTTTGGGGCTAAACTTGGTGAGTTTATCAAGCTCAAAGCCGATCAGATTATTGGTGGTACGATTGACGCCGCTAAGATTAGAGTGATCAATCTTAACGCTAGCAGCATCGTTGGCTTAGACGCTAACTTTATCAGGGCTAAAATCGAGCATACGATCACTAGCTTGCTTGAGGGTAAAGTTATCAGAGCTCGCAACGGAGCAATGCTGATTGATTTAAACTCGGCTAAAATGGATTTTAATAGCAATGCCACCATTAACTTTAACAACAAGGACAATGCGCTGGTCCGTAAAGACGGGACGCACACAGCCTTTGTGCATTTTAGCAATGCCACGCCAAAAAATTACACAGGATCAGCGCTTTATGCCTCAATCGGGATAACCTCGTCTGGTGACGGGATTAACAGTGCGTCGAGTGGTCGTTTTTGCGGTGCTAGGTTTTTTAGGTATGCGCGAGGTTACGAGCATACTGCATTAGTCGATCAGGCCGAAATCTACGGTGATGATATTGTCTTTAGCGACGATTTTAACATCGATCGTGGCTTTAAGATGCGGCCTAGCCTAATGCCAAAAATGGTCGATCTCAATAAGATGTACCAGGCCATTTTAGCTCTTGGCCGCTGCTGGCTACACGCTAATAATACAGCGTGGACCTTTAACTCAGACACTACCAGCGCAATTATCAGAGAGTATAACTCTTACATCAACGGATTATAG
- a CDS encoding phage protein — protein sequence MDLTVQNKDLNTLYSVLDKIKVTNMRVNRGRAKLLSKVEAKLREYAKDEVDIIDQYAAKNDKGKWIVDDKGNAKLADVTKVAELNDFLDELANEPIVIKGHEYSKRFIDFLEYLAEAEDEFTGAEIILIDNILEQYEANKKGE from the coding sequence ATGGATTTAACAGTACAAAACAAAGACTTAAATACGCTCTATAGCGTACTAGACAAAATTAAGGTTACTAACATGAGAGTTAATCGCGGCCGCGCTAAGCTACTGTCTAAAGTCGAGGCTAAGCTAAGAGAGTACGCTAAGGACGAGGTTGATATTATCGATCAATACGCTGCTAAAAACGACAAAGGCAAGTGGATTGTCGATGACAAAGGCAACGCTAAATTAGCTGATGTCACAAAAGTAGCTGAGCTTAACGACTTTTTAGACGAGTTAGCCAACGAGCCTATTGTCATCAAAGGCCATGAGTACTCTAAGCGATTTATCGACTTTTTGGAGTATCTGGCCGAGGCCGAAGATGAGTTTACAGGGGCCGAAATCATCTTAATCGACAACATTTTAGAGCAGTACGAAGCAAATAAAAAAGGAGAGTAA
- a CDS encoding phage protein, with protein sequence MRNWKVTGKYPQYDGTGAVASTHIIIAAEDGAVIPQLIKQDLTSTSDTEIIKAALDEFKKSEYVEIAMGEAVQKVDDLEKLSQDTAKTATTAQTAAGLARAAAERTQKMINLQTIHMLTSDSKIEPDIYKGLLELIAPAKKGQYQEHDVFTVVDESHEDLAGEGKLVFVYVNEAFEYDKQTLKDLESEDKVTVIKYADLVKGK encoded by the coding sequence ATGCGCAATTGGAAAGTCACAGGTAAATACCCACAGTATGATGGTACAGGAGCAGTCGCAAGCACTCATATTATTATCGCAGCCGAAGACGGAGCTGTTATCCCACAACTCATTAAGCAGGACCTGACGTCCACTAGCGACACAGAGATTATCAAGGCCGCTTTGGACGAGTTTAAAAAATCTGAGTACGTGGAAATCGCTATGGGCGAAGCAGTGCAAAAAGTGGACGACTTGGAAAAGTTGAGTCAAGATACCGCTAAGACAGCAACAACTGCACAAACAGCTGCTGGACTGGCCAGAGCAGCTGCAGAGCGCACACAAAAAATGATTAACTTGCAAACTATCCATATGTTGACTAGTGATAGCAAAATCGAGCCTGATATTTACAAAGGCCTTTTGGAGCTTATTGCGCCGGCCAAAAAAGGGCAATATCAAGAGCATGATGTCTTTACTGTTGTAGATGAGTCTCACGAGGACTTGGCCGGCGAGGGTAAACTTGTCTTTGTGTATGTTAACGAGGCCTTTGAGTACGACAAGCAAACGCTCAAAGACTTGGAGTCTGAGGACAAAGTCACAGTCATTAAATATGCGGACTTAGTTAAAGGCAAATAG
- a CDS encoding phage holin produces the protein MFIFLRQLIQTQDGKILFTLGAIAVAMMIDFLTGTVAAKINPNIDFRSKEGINGILRKICSIALMIFFIPLSILLPNDTGVAFLYVMYVGYLLFELKSILENLNKMGIDVALFKQFIDMFSKK, from the coding sequence ATGTTTATTTTTTTAAGACAATTAATCCAGACTCAAGACGGTAAAATCCTATTTACTTTAGGAGCGATTGCAGTCGCAATGATGATTGATTTTTTAACGGGTACCGTTGCAGCAAAAATTAACCCCAACATTGATTTTAGGAGCAAAGAGGGGATTAATGGTATTTTGCGCAAAATTTGCTCAATTGCCCTGATGATCTTTTTTATCCCTTTGTCGATTTTACTGCCAAATGATACAGGAGTAGCCTTTTTGTATGTCATGTACGTTGGCTATCTGCTCTTTGAGCTAAAATCAATCTTAGAAAATCTAAACAAAATGGGGATTGATGTCGCACTGTTTAAGCAATTTATTGATATGTTTAGTAAAAAATAG
- a CDS encoding phage membrane protein, which translates to MRAITRLAIVLAITILYLPLSVIALIVYPFYVIFKGENKW; encoded by the coding sequence ATGCGAGCAATCACACGATTAGCAATAGTCCTAGCAATCACAATACTATATTTACCGCTATCTGTGATTGCTCTGATTGTTTATCCGTTTTATGTAATTTTTAAAGGAGAGAATAAATGGTAG